A single Hyphomicrobiales bacterium DNA region contains:
- the cobO gene encoding cob(I)yrinic acid a,c-diamide adenosyltransferase: MTEKTEEEINARHSEKMAKKKAARDKILATKTEERGLVIVHTGKGKGKSTAAFGMVFRSLGHGFNVGVVQFVKGAWETGERDVLEKFPDQITIKAMGEGFTWETQDRQRDIDSARAAWEEAKLMIANPDIKMVLCDELNIVLRYDYLPVEEVVEVLKNKPEDKHVIITGRNAKDEIIEVADLVTEMELIKHPFRSGVKAQAGVEF; the protein is encoded by the coding sequence ATGACCGAAAAGACCGAAGAAGAAATCAATGCACGCCATTCAGAAAAAATGGCCAAGAAGAAAGCCGCTCGCGACAAAATCCTAGCGACCAAAACGGAAGAGCGCGGCCTTGTGATCGTGCATACCGGCAAGGGCAAGGGAAAATCCACGGCAGCTTTCGGCATGGTATTCCGCTCTCTCGGTCATGGGTTTAACGTCGGTGTGGTCCAGTTCGTCAAAGGCGCATGGGAAACGGGCGAGCGCGATGTGCTTGAGAAGTTCCCTGACCAAATTACCATCAAAGCCATGGGCGAAGGCTTCACATGGGAAACGCAAGATCGCCAACGCGACATCGATTCTGCGCGCGCTGCATGGGAAGAAGCAAAGCTAATGATCGCCAATCCAGACATCAAAATGGTGCTCTGTGATGAGCTGAACATCGTGCTGCGCTACGATTATCTGCCGGTGGAAGAAGTGGTTGAGGTTTTGAAAAATAAACCAGAAGACAAACACGTCATCATCACAGGCCGTAACGCCAAGGATGAAATAATTGAAGTGGCTGATTTGGTGACTGAAATGGAACTGATCAAACACCCATTTAGAAGCGGCGTGAAAGCACAGGCAGGTGTTGAGTTTTAA
- the cobN gene encoding cobaltochelatase subunit CobN, which produces MHLLAAQAGEISDGDEAIDLGQSPADVIFLSAADTEIVALSKAGANTPYSLRLANLMQLKHPMSVDVYLEKTCGKAKLIVARLLGGRAYWSYLVDELTAFAKANNIQLALLPGDNKLDDELTSLSTVNEEDFHALWGYLIEGGPANASGFIGYIAHMLDPERPEANPPKALLKAGYYWPGIAQPSLIDLEATWIPNAPVAVVVFYRALLEGGNAAPIDALIHGLWNEDINALPIFVPSLKDPLAMALLDEVVREAEPSVILNTTGFAVSSYDGSESLNPFEEADCPVLQVVLSSSSKQAWEDDIQGLSARDLAMHVVLPELDGRIMSRAVSFKSAAQFDERTQTNIVTYEPQQDRIAYVSKLAKHWVKLRNAENSERKVAIILANYPNRDGRIGNGVGYDTPQSTIEILKALDGEGYQVEGIPADGTTLVHQLLDGTTNAETRGISTAQLSVADYETAFATLPQKLRDEVLERWGEPSKDPFVKGGAFQLALQMHGNIAVGIQPARGYNIDPKETYHSPDLVPPHGYFAFYIWLRERFGIHAAIHNGKHGNQEWLPGKALALSEECYPEAVLGPLPNLYPFIVNDPGEGTQAKRRSSAVIIDHLTPPLTRAETYGPLKDLEALVDEYYLASGLDPRRLTLLRKHILDLVRAEKLDLDAGISDDDGEDDALQKLDAYLCDLKEAQIRDGLHVLGLSPEGEQERDLLVALTRVPRRLGEGGDQSLIRALAGDLGFDFDPLDCDFSNQWDGEKPSVLAELDASPWRSVGDTVERLELLAQKLVTSHSTLSDLIQQSGSEDEPFSSTTVLEALESTIRPKLQSCGPNELGNLVKGLNGQFVPAGPSGAPTRGRLDVLPTGRNFFSIDNRTLPTPAAWALGEKSASLLIQRYFQDNGAWPKSFGLSVWGTSNMRTGGDDIAQALALIGVKPKWDPASWRVTGFEITPLAKLGRPRVDVTLRISGFFRDAFPAQIALFDSAVQAVAALDEEEAENPLTKSENPIRIFGSKPGAYGAGLQALIDEKIWDDQTDLANAYMEWGGYAYGAKLKGEAKHDDFKARLSSIEAVIHNQDNREHDLLDSDDYYQFEGGMTAAVETTSGKRPKVYHNDHSRPERPVIRSLEEEIGRVMRSRVANPKWIKGVMRHGYKGAFEIAATVDYMFAFAATTGAVKDHHFDMAFDAYIADEEVRAFIEENNAPALTEISERLKEAIDRGLWTPKLNSAYGLLEEIST; this is translated from the coding sequence ATGCATTTATTGGCAGCACAAGCAGGCGAGATTAGCGATGGTGATGAAGCCATCGACCTTGGTCAATCGCCTGCCGATGTGATTTTTCTGAGTGCGGCTGATACGGAAATAGTCGCTCTTTCAAAAGCAGGTGCGAACACGCCTTATTCATTACGGCTTGCCAATTTGATGCAGCTTAAACATCCAATGTCCGTGGATGTATATCTTGAAAAAACCTGCGGCAAAGCGAAGCTGATTGTCGCCCGTCTTTTAGGTGGTCGTGCTTATTGGTCTTATCTGGTGGATGAGCTGACAGCTTTTGCTAAAGCCAACAATATTCAACTCGCACTCTTGCCTGGTGATAATAAACTGGATGACGAACTCACCAGCCTCTCAACGGTGAACGAAGAAGATTTTCATGCGCTTTGGGGCTATTTGATTGAGGGTGGTCCAGCCAATGCATCGGGCTTTATCGGCTATATCGCGCATATGCTCGACCCCGAACGGCCAGAAGCAAACCCGCCCAAAGCGCTGTTGAAAGCAGGTTATTACTGGCCCGGTATCGCGCAACCCTCGCTGATTGATTTGGAAGCCACATGGATACCGAATGCACCGGTCGCCGTGGTCGTGTTCTACCGCGCGCTTTTAGAAGGCGGTAATGCAGCACCGATTGATGCGTTGATCCACGGGCTATGGAATGAAGACATCAACGCGCTGCCGATCTTCGTGCCAAGCTTAAAAGACCCGCTCGCCATGGCGCTACTTGATGAAGTGGTGCGCGAGGCAGAACCTTCGGTGATCCTCAATACAACGGGCTTTGCCGTCTCAAGTTATGATGGAAGCGAAAGCCTCAATCCGTTTGAAGAAGCGGATTGTCCTGTACTGCAAGTGGTGCTTTCTTCAAGCTCTAAGCAAGCGTGGGAAGATGATATTCAAGGCCTCTCCGCCCGTGATTTAGCTATGCATGTGGTGCTGCCAGAACTTGATGGCCGCATCATGAGCCGCGCGGTTTCGTTTAAGTCTGCCGCCCAATTTGATGAGCGAACACAAACCAATATTGTCACCTATGAGCCGCAGCAAGACCGCATTGCCTATGTCTCAAAACTAGCCAAGCACTGGGTAAAGCTTCGCAACGCTGAGAATAGTGAGCGCAAGGTTGCGATCATCCTAGCCAATTACCCAAACCGCGATGGACGCATTGGCAACGGCGTCGGCTATGACACGCCACAAAGCACGATTGAGATTTTAAAAGCGTTGGATGGCGAAGGTTATCAGGTTGAGGGTATTCCAGCTGACGGCACGACCTTGGTGCACCAGCTTTTAGACGGCACTACCAACGCAGAAACACGCGGGATCAGTACCGCGCAATTGTCCGTTGCAGACTATGAAACAGCCTTTGCAACGCTCCCGCAAAAATTGCGCGATGAAGTTCTGGAGCGCTGGGGCGAGCCATCCAAAGACCCTTTTGTAAAAGGCGGCGCATTTCAACTTGCACTGCAAATGCATGGTAATATCGCCGTCGGCATTCAGCCTGCCCGTGGCTATAATATCGACCCGAAAGAAACCTACCATTCACCAGATCTCGTACCGCCTCATGGCTATTTCGCGTTTTATATTTGGTTGCGTGAGCGGTTCGGCATTCATGCAGCAATTCATAATGGTAAGCACGGCAATCAAGAATGGCTTCCGGGTAAAGCGTTGGCCTTGTCTGAGGAATGTTACCCCGAGGCGGTCCTTGGTCCGTTGCCAAATCTCTATCCGTTCATCGTCAATGACCCGGGTGAGGGCACACAGGCAAAGCGTCGTTCTTCTGCTGTCATCATCGACCATCTCACCCCGCCGCTCACCCGCGCAGAGACTTATGGCCCGCTTAAAGACCTTGAGGCTTTGGTGGATGAATATTATCTCGCCAGCGGCCTTGATCCGCGCCGCCTGACGCTGTTGCGCAAACACATTCTTGATTTGGTGCGGGCTGAAAAACTCGACCTTGATGCTGGCATCTCAGATGACGATGGAGAAGATGACGCACTCCAAAAACTAGATGCCTACCTGTGCGATCTGAAAGAGGCGCAAATCCGCGATGGTTTGCATGTGCTGGGTCTCTCGCCTGAGGGTGAGCAGGAACGCGATTTATTAGTCGCACTCACTCGGGTGCCGCGCCGTTTGGGTGAGGGCGGTGATCAATCCCTGATCCGCGCTTTGGCTGGTGATTTGGGTTTTGATTTTGATCCGTTGGATTGTGATTTTTCAAACCAATGGGACGGTGAAAAACCATCTGTCTTGGCTGAGTTGGATGCTAGCCCATGGCGCAGTGTTGGTGACACGGTCGAGCGCTTGGAACTCTTGGCGCAAAAGCTTGTAACGTCGCATTCCACGTTGTCAGACTTGATCCAACAATCAGGCTCTGAGGATGAGCCGTTTTCTTCAACAACTGTCCTTGAAGCATTGGAAAGCACCATTCGCCCGAAACTCCAATCTTGCGGGCCTAATGAACTTGGTAATCTCGTCAAAGGTTTGAACGGTCAATTCGTTCCCGCTGGCCCTTCTGGTGCCCCAACACGTGGGCGGTTGGATGTGCTTCCGACAGGGCGCAATTTCTTTTCAATTGATAACCGAACCTTGCCAACGCCTGCAGCTTGGGCGCTTGGTGAGAAGTCAGCCTCTTTGCTCATTCAGCGCTATTTCCAAGACAATGGCGCATGGCCTAAGAGCTTTGGTTTGTCAGTCTGGGGCACATCCAATATGCGCACAGGCGGTGATGACATTGCGCAGGCTTTAGCCCTGATTGGGGTGAAGCCAAAATGGGACCCTGCAAGTTGGCGCGTGACAGGATTTGAGATTACCCCCCTTGCAAAACTTGGCCGACCACGCGTGGATGTCACCTTGCGCATATCTGGCTTTTTCCGTGATGCCTTTCCAGCGCAAATTGCTTTGTTTGATTCTGCCGTTCAAGCCGTCGCTGCCTTGGATGAAGAAGAAGCAGAAAACCCGCTTACAAAGAGCGAAAACCCAATTCGCATTTTCGGGTCAAAACCCGGTGCCTATGGCGCGGGGCTGCAGGCCTTGATTGACGAGAAAATCTGGGATGATCAAACCGATCTTGCCAATGCCTATATGGAATGGGGCGGTTATGCTTACGGCGCGAAGCTTAAGGGCGAGGCCAAGCATGATGATTTTAAAGCGCGTCTTTCAAGCATTGAAGCGGTGATCCATAACCAAGACAACCGCGAGCACGATCTTTTAGATAGCGATGATTATTATCAGTTTGAAGGCGGCATGACAGCAGCTGTGGAAACCACTTCTGGCAAGCGGCCAAAGGTTTATCACAACGACCATTCCCGCCCTGAGCGCCCTGTTATTCGCTCGTTAGAAGAAGAAATTGGCCGTGTCATGCGTTCGCGTGTTGCTAATCCAAAATGGATTAAGGGCGTTATGCGGCATGGCTATAAGGGTGCTTTTGAGATCGCTGCCACAGTTGATTATATGTTTGCTTTTGCAGCCACCACGGGGGCTGTGAAAGACCATCATTTTGATATGGCTTTTGATGCTTATATCGCTGATGAAGAAGTGCGTGCCTTTATCGAGGAAAATAACGCGCCTGCCCTCACCGAAATTTCAGAGCGTCTCAAGGAAGCAATTGATCGCGGCCTATGGACGCCGAAGCTAAATTCCGCCTATGGTTTGTTGGAGGAGATATCGACATGA
- the cobW gene encoding cobalamin biosynthesis protein CobW, giving the protein MHNKIPATVFTGFLGAGKTTIIRQLLEQANGKKIALIINEFGDVGVDGEVLKGCGDEVCSEDDIVELANGCICCTVADDFLPTMSKLLDRETPPDHIVIETSGLALPQPLVKAFSWPTIKERVSVDGVITIVDTPAVSEGRFAANEKAVEAQRAADENLDHESPLHELFEDQLVCADMVLLNKSDLVDGDTLSKVEADLRKEVRPGVSFIATHEGAIDGGMLLGLDSKAEDDMANRLSHHEADHGHEDHDHDDFESFVVETGTFADKEAAVEQFTKVMQDHDILRLKGFVSLEGVAARLVVQAVGPRVNAHFDRPWNAGEKQATSLVVISEKGMDEAAIRSALSA; this is encoded by the coding sequence ATGCACAACAAAATCCCAGCAACTGTTTTCACAGGCTTCCTCGGTGCGGGAAAAACGACCATCATTCGCCAGCTTTTAGAACAAGCAAATGGCAAAAAGATCGCGCTTATCATCAATGAATTTGGTGACGTTGGCGTGGATGGTGAAGTGCTAAAAGGATGCGGCGACGAGGTTTGCTCCGAAGATGACATCGTTGAGCTGGCAAATGGTTGTATTTGTTGCACCGTGGCAGATGACTTTCTACCCACCATGTCGAAGCTTCTAGACCGTGAAACACCGCCAGATCACATCGTCATTGAAACATCGGGTCTGGCCCTGCCTCAGCCGCTGGTTAAAGCCTTTTCTTGGCCAACGATTAAAGAGCGCGTTTCTGTTGATGGCGTCATCACCATTGTGGATACACCGGCTGTTTCAGAAGGCCGTTTTGCTGCCAATGAAAAAGCGGTTGAAGCGCAACGTGCTGCCGATGAAAATCTTGATCATGAAAGCCCATTGCATGAGCTTTTTGAAGATCAACTCGTTTGCGCTGACATGGTGCTTCTCAATAAATCTGATTTGGTTGATGGCGATACGCTTTCTAAAGTCGAAGCAGACCTTCGTAAAGAAGTGCGCCCAGGTGTTTCTTTTATTGCGACCCACGAAGGGGCCATTGATGGTGGCATGTTGTTAGGTCTTGATAGTAAGGCGGAAGACGACATGGCAAACCGCCTCTCGCACCATGAAGCGGACCACGGGCACGAAGATCACGACCATGATGATTTCGAAAGCTTCGTGGTTGAAACAGGGACATTTGCAGATAAAGAAGCAGCTGTTGAGCAATTCACTAAGGTGATGCAAGACCACGATATTTTGCGCCTAAAAGGCTTCGTCTCGTTGGAAGGTGTCGCAGCCCGCCTCGTGGTGCAAGCCGTTGGCCCACGCGTGAATGCTCATTTTGATCGCCCTTGGAATGCGGGTGAAAAACAGGCAACATCCCTTGTTGTCATCAGTGAAAAAGGCATGGACGAAGCGGCGATCCGTTCAGCGCTTTCTGCGTAA